In Candidatus Sedimenticola sp. (ex Thyasira tokunagai), the following proteins share a genomic window:
- a CDS encoding BON domain-containing protein, producing MRAILLTLSLTLLTTVLLQGCAPVVVGGAAAGASVVHDRRSAGTTLDDRTIELKILNKLTQDKRLSDHSSISVNSYNHVVLLSGQAETAEYRKQAAAAAAGTAMVKRVVNEIQVAPSSSISEDAKDSWITSKAKLELFEIKLPGFDPTRVKITTQRGVVYLMGRVTQQEADAAVEKIRFLRGVKQVVKVFEYI from the coding sequence ATGAGAGCCATCCTGCTAACCTTGTCACTGACCCTACTGACCACCGTGTTATTACAGGGTTGCGCACCTGTTGTAGTCGGCGGTGCCGCCGCCGGTGCATCGGTGGTCCATGATCGCCGTTCCGCCGGCACCACCCTGGATGATCGTACTATCGAGCTGAAAATCCTCAATAAGTTGACTCAGGACAAAAGACTCAGTGACCACAGCAGTATCAGCGTCAACAGTTACAACCACGTGGTGCTACTCAGCGGTCAAGCGGAGACGGCAGAGTACCGCAAACAGGCCGCAGCGGCGGCTGCGGGAACCGCCATGGTGAAAAGGGTGGTCAATGAGATTCAGGTTGCTCCCAGCAGCAGTATCAGTGAAGATGCCAAAGACTCCTGGATCACCTCCAAGGCGAAACTTGAGCTGTTTGAAATCAAGCTACCTGGCTTCGATCCCACGCGGGTAAAGATCACCACTCAGAGAGGCGTGGTCTACCTGATGGGAAGAGTGACACAGCAAGAGGCCGATGCAGCGGTTGAGAAGATACGCTTCCTGCGCGGTGTAAAGCAGGTGGTTAAGGTCTTTGAGTACATCTAG
- a CDS encoding phosphoheptose isomerase: MNLSERVKENFNALIQLQMESSTLLAEPIARSAELVVQRLLEGGKILSCGNGGAAGNAQHFCTLMINRYQRERPGLPALSLSNDTATLTSIAGDYDYDEVFAKQVGTLGHPGDILLAISNSGNSENVNAAIQAAHERDMPVIALNGRDGGRLAGILQPNDIELRVTSDDSARIQEIHLLTIHCLCDLIDQQLLGG, encoded by the coding sequence ATGAACCTGAGCGAACGTGTCAAAGAGAATTTTAACGCTCTCATACAGCTGCAGATGGAGTCGTCCACCCTGCTTGCCGAGCCCATCGCCCGCTCTGCGGAGCTGGTTGTTCAGCGCTTGCTGGAGGGGGGGAAAATACTCAGCTGCGGTAACGGCGGCGCAGCAGGCAATGCCCAACACTTCTGCACGCTGATGATCAACCGCTATCAGCGGGAGCGTCCCGGGCTTCCCGCCCTGTCACTGAGCAATGATACCGCCACCCTCACCTCAATCGCCGGTGACTACGACTACGATGAAGTCTTTGCCAAGCAGGTAGGAACGCTCGGTCACCCCGGAGATATTCTGCTGGCGATCAGCAACAGCGGCAACTCAGAGAACGTCAATGCCGCCATTCAGGCCGCCCACGAGCGTGATATGCCGGTTATAGCCCTTAATGGCCGCGATGGCGGCCGCCTGGCCGGCATACTGCAGCCCAACGATATCGAGCTGCGGGTGACATCGGACGATAGCGCCCGCATCCAGGAGATACATCTGCTTACCATCCACTGTCTGTGCGATCTGATTGATCAGCAGTTGCTTGGGGGTTAA
- a CDS encoding penicillin-binding protein activator — MQPTRNILILITLLLFITGCGPQLGGMKPTGPPKPNPLMEQALSLETSGDYLAAAGMFQQLAAKAKPPGRYSLLMRAAENLHKAGESDAALTLLSQIDSRALPNIDFRKRLLAAELALSRNRPDEALRLLQTPPGADAGKTLQQRYHKDLAEAYRLSGNLLESAHELAELDLLIDEAENRLENQLNILQTLATLTDTALELLQPSPPGIRGGWMELARIIKGHAVGSVQSQPLIDNWRETFPNHPAMPELLKGHFTKLKAQYRRPSHLAVLLPSRGPYAKSAVALRDGFMAAYYQQPATARPRLVFYDSSNSADTWPLYRQAVDSGADMVIGPLNKESVSQLARAGELEIPVLALNQVPPEVTQPADLYQFGLAPEDEARQVAERAWLDGYTRATALTPMGDWGERTYDAFRDRWERLGGTLIEHQSYNAKDNDFSRPIRAMLNIDESYARRRQLQQLLGKKVEFEPRRREDTDFIFLAAKRAKARQIRPQLQFHHASGIPVYTTSHIYSGTPSAKEDQDLNGLFFPDIPWVLVAGGDEPLSRDRLMESQPEGQQRYHRLYAMGIDSFHLLPHLARLETTPQETLDANTGNLYLDELNRVHRQLVWAEIHRGVPRVIGYAPRIDLEIGGQPLLDTESVPTPTTEEIQITPVEQDPKGNTREHPNRS, encoded by the coding sequence ATGCAACCAACCAGAAATATTTTAATCCTCATCACCCTGCTGCTGTTCATTACCGGTTGCGGCCCGCAACTCGGTGGAATGAAACCGACGGGACCGCCGAAGCCCAATCCACTGATGGAGCAGGCCCTCTCCCTGGAGACATCCGGCGACTACTTGGCCGCTGCGGGCATGTTCCAGCAGTTGGCGGCAAAAGCGAAGCCGCCGGGACGTTACTCACTGCTGATGAGGGCAGCCGAGAATCTCCACAAGGCGGGGGAGAGTGACGCTGCTCTCACACTGCTGTCGCAAATCGACAGCCGTGCACTACCTAATATTGATTTCCGCAAGCGGCTCCTGGCGGCAGAGCTGGCGCTCAGCCGCAACCGACCGGATGAGGCGCTACGGCTGCTGCAGACACCCCCTGGAGCTGATGCAGGCAAGACGCTGCAGCAGCGCTACCATAAGGATCTCGCCGAAGCTTATCGCCTCTCGGGTAATCTACTGGAGAGCGCACACGAGCTGGCGGAACTGGATCTGTTGATCGACGAGGCCGAAAACAGACTGGAGAATCAACTCAATATTCTGCAGACCCTGGCCACCCTCACTGACACCGCCCTGGAGCTGCTGCAGCCCTCCCCTCCCGGTATCCGCGGCGGATGGATGGAGTTGGCCCGCATCATCAAGGGGCACGCAGTCGGATCGGTTCAGTCACAACCATTGATCGACAACTGGCGCGAAACCTTTCCTAATCATCCGGCAATGCCGGAGCTGCTAAAGGGGCACTTTACCAAACTCAAGGCCCAATACCGGCGCCCCAGCCACTTGGCGGTACTGCTCCCCAGCCGTGGCCCCTATGCCAAATCCGCTGTCGCCCTGCGTGATGGATTTATGGCCGCCTACTACCAGCAGCCGGCAACCGCCCGTCCCCGCCTTGTCTTCTACGACAGCAGCAACAGTGCCGATACCTGGCCGCTCTACCGCCAGGCGGTGGATAGTGGCGCCGACATGGTGATTGGCCCCCTCAACAAGGAGAGCGTCTCCCAGTTGGCCCGAGCCGGTGAGCTGGAAATCCCTGTACTGGCACTCAATCAGGTCCCGCCGGAGGTGACACAGCCTGCAGACCTCTATCAATTTGGCCTTGCACCCGAGGATGAGGCACGCCAGGTGGCAGAGCGAGCCTGGCTCGACGGCTATACCCGGGCAACCGCTCTCACCCCCATGGGCGACTGGGGTGAGAGGACCTATGATGCTTTCCGCGACCGCTGGGAACGACTGGGAGGCACCCTTATCGAGCACCAATCCTACAACGCCAAGGATAACGATTTTTCACGGCCGATCCGCGCCATGCTCAATATCGATGAAAGCTATGCCCGAAGAAGACAGCTGCAGCAGTTATTAGGCAAGAAAGTGGAGTTTGAACCGCGTCGCCGAGAAGATACCGACTTTATCTTTCTCGCAGCAAAGCGCGCCAAAGCACGGCAGATCCGCCCCCAGCTGCAGTTCCATCACGCCTCAGGCATTCCGGTCTACACCACTTCGCACATCTACAGCGGCACACCTTCAGCGAAAGAGGACCAGGATCTTAATGGACTGTTTTTCCCAGACATCCCATGGGTGCTGGTGGCCGGTGGCGATGAGCCACTGTCACGGGATCGGCTAATGGAGTCTCAGCCTGAGGGGCAGCAGCGTTATCACCGGCTCTACGCCATGGGAATCGACAGTTTCCACCTGCTGCCACACCTGGCGCGTCTGGAAACCACACCTCAGGAGACCCTTGACGCCAACACCGGCAACCTCTACCTGGATGAGCTCAACCGGGTACACCGGCAGCTGGTATGGGCTGAGATTCATAGGGGCGTACCGAGAGTGATTGGCTATGCCCCGCGAATAGACCTTGAGATTGGCGGGCAGCCGCTACTGGATACGGAGAGTGTACCCACTCCGACAACCGAGGAGATTCAGATCACGCCAGTGGAACAGGATCCCAAGGGGAACACCAGGGAGCATCCGAACAGGAGTTGA
- a CDS encoding YraN family protein, with protein MLRRKTGKETGDNAEAEARAHLEGAGLQLVEKNYRCRQGEIDLIMRQGNTLVFVEVRYRRSTAFGSAAESITATKRQRIITTASHYLTCRKQGDSACRFDVVAITGEHRQKVEWIKDAFQLD; from the coding sequence ATGCTACGTCGAAAAACCGGAAAGGAGACCGGCGACAACGCCGAAGCAGAGGCAAGAGCACACTTGGAAGGTGCGGGGCTGCAGTTGGTGGAGAAAAACTACCGTTGCCGCCAAGGGGAGATCGACCTCATTATGCGTCAGGGGAACACACTGGTGTTTGTCGAGGTCAGATACCGAAGAAGCACAGCTTTTGGCTCTGCCGCCGAGAGCATCACGGCGACCAAACGACAACGAATTATAACTACGGCAAGCCACTACCTGACCTGCCGAAAACAGGGCGACAGTGCCTGCCGTTTCGACGTTGTGGCAATCACAGGCGAGCACCGGCAAAAGGTCGAGTGGATAAAAGATGCTTTTCAATTGGACTAG